The genomic interval CCTCGGCTTCTTGAAGGCCAGTGGGCTgagcacctcctcctcctcctcggccgccggCAACGGCAGTCTCCGGTCTGTGATGACGTCGgccggcagcgccgccggcagGTTGAGGTCGAACCCGCGGCCGGCGCTGCTTCCGATAGGGCCCTCGTAGTGGCACCGCTTGTGCCCGCCCAGCGCCTGCCCCGTCGGGAACGTCTTATTGCACACGGAGCACTCGTGCGccttgctgccgccgccggagccggagttGGACGAggacgcggccggcgacggcgaggccgtcgTTCTGGTCGCCGCCAGCGCAGCaggctcgtcgtcggcgggtACGAGGACGGCCGTCTTCGTCGGCGTCCTGGGGCGGTGGCTCGTCTTGTGCCCGCCGAGCGCCTGGTAGGACGAGAACGCCCTGCCGCAGACGGAGCACctgtgctgctgcttctcctcctcctcctgccgcgccgccggcacgGCGGGTCGGTCGTCGCGGTGACCGCGCGCCAGCATGAGGAGGCTGAGCGCGAGATACTCCTCCGTCGGCGCCGCAGCGCGGTGGCGCCTCGAGCGCTTCCGCTTGGACCACCCCTCCGCgtcgctcgccggcgacgacatcgtcgccgcggcggcgccgtcaaGAACCTTCTCCACCGCCATGCTCACCATGAATCAATATAGAGCACGAGTAGCTATAGGCACGCAGTGGTTTGGCAAGTGAGTGGACGATGAGTTGTGCTGGCAAGTAAAACCAGCCAAAGAGATGTGGatttatacaagcaaattagtagtagtagtagggAAGTTGGTTGTGTAGTAGTGGGGATTTGTACAAGCTAATTAAGCTTGGGTTTGTGtaattgtgtgtgtgtgagtgagtgagtggtGGTTGGTTCTTGGGAACTAAGCAAGGCCAGGCCAAAGAGAAGATGTATTTGGTCAACCAGAAAGGAAGGAATGGTTGGATGAAATGAAGAAATGAGGTGGATGCTTCCAAGTGGTCATGGAGATCGATGACTTCTtgtgttaatttgttttgggttCAGGGGtcatcaaacaacatattaaaaataatttattaataaaacttatatatacatattcttagcgatttagcGATTTAATAaccaatactaaaaaataaattacggaatcctaaaattaattttaaatttaagattaaaaatttaaattttactttataagtatatatataagcgaaaagacgatgCATTATTGTTGGAAGTCCAGATACACGGCAGTGGAACATGCATGGTACATGAATATGGACTGAGACTTGTTCTTTGCAGTCCGGCCACACCGTGGATAATTGCGGTTGGTTTAACGGAACTCGTTGGAATtaattgggggggggggggggtgcagGTGCCAAATGGAGAGTGATATGTGTACTAGGTGCGTGTGATGTCACATTGGATGAGCGGCAACGTGGGTGCGTGGCTTGTTCCAAGGTGCTTCCATTAACAAAAGACATATTTTTgtgctggctagctagctggtcAACCTCAATTGATATTTGAGCATCAAccatttatgtataaattaattaattaacataatTTGCTTGTTcaatattactattttttaccTCTAACATCGTACATACACCATGTGTTCTCTGAGTATAAAACTGACTTGTTCGTGCTCCTAcgtcctccgtttcataatgtaatttTCATAgtattattttagtttatatagatactaataaatataaatacataaaatattttgtattaattAAAAGATGAACGTATGTTAGCTAAAATATCTTACAATATGGAAATATGGAACGAAAGAAGTATACCTCTGTATTTATATTCACTATATCGTTTTTGTTGACTTTATTGgctcaaattttaaaagtttgagtATCATTACTGctcaatatatttagttaaaaatataaaaacaactttttacaatattattaaaattataaaacttgtttatcattgttatattttaatagaaagtAATGCTAAAAGGTAAACACTGGTCAGCAACCCTGTCATATACGGAGCACTTAAATAAGAGGCAAGTGAGATCGACGGTGGGTGTAGTCACACATGTTTGGAGCACGGAAATTCAGAAAGAACTTTGTCTTAAAATTGAAACAACTCACCAAAGGAATAACCGAGGGAAAAGGTAGCGCTTAATTAGCATGGACTATGCTGGCTATAGTGACCggttgatttatttatgggaAAAaccaa from Oryza brachyantha chromosome 3, ObraRS2, whole genome shotgun sequence carries:
- the LOC102721910 gene encoding zinc finger protein 1-like: MVSMAVEKVLDGAAAATMSSPASDAEGWSKRKRSRRHRAAAPTEEYLALSLLMLARGHRDDRPAVPAARQEEEEKQQHRCSVCGRAFSSYQALGGHKTSHRPRTPTKTAVLVPADDEPAALAATRTTASPSPAASSSNSGSGGGSKAHECSVCNKTFPTGQALGGHKRCHYEGPIGSSAGRGFDLNLPAALPADVITDRRLPLPAAEEEEEVLSPLAFKKPRLMIPA